In the Leptospira sp. WS4.C2 genome, one interval contains:
- a CDS encoding ankyrin repeat domain-containing protein: MSLINVAKSGSIEEWESEIRAGADPNELDSYGTNPLSWMFKMENEDLFRYAILQGADPAFPYRTPGNVIFDIISQNKESFLHILVETFSVWKHSPHLLTRDKNGNTIFHLSVLESAEPLWEVISDSLTEEVLSLRNEEGRSVFLEAIAEDRMEIVTNLFHKFPNAIEHKDSEGKTPLHLVAERNLYDLCSYLLEEGDFSLETKDNLGNTALFLAASADAVECLIDLLDAGANPFVWGENEESITRLLDREKFGHSLKTWKDFVIKKAILGAGYSHREEMIDYIKKEKPFKPEELTKAKLVDLI; encoded by the coding sequence ATGAGTTTGATAAACGTTGCCAAGTCGGGAAGTATCGAAGAATGGGAGAGTGAGATCCGTGCAGGCGCTGATCCTAATGAGTTAGATTCCTATGGAACAAATCCTCTCTCTTGGATGTTCAAGATGGAGAATGAGGATTTGTTTCGGTATGCTATCTTACAGGGTGCCGATCCCGCTTTTCCTTACCGCACTCCAGGCAATGTAATCTTTGATATCATCAGTCAAAACAAAGAATCCTTTCTACATATCCTTGTAGAAACGTTTTCTGTTTGGAAACACTCACCTCACCTTCTGACCCGTGACAAAAATGGAAATACCATCTTTCATCTCTCTGTCCTTGAATCCGCCGAACCACTTTGGGAAGTGATCTCTGATTCCTTAACAGAGGAGGTTCTCTCCTTGCGAAACGAAGAGGGCCGTTCTGTATTTTTAGAAGCGATCGCGGAAGATCGAATGGAAATTGTAACGAATCTATTCCATAAATTTCCGAATGCGATCGAACATAAAGACAGCGAAGGAAAAACACCACTTCATTTAGTGGCAGAAAGAAATTTATATGATCTTTGTTCTTATCTTTTGGAGGAGGGAGATTTTTCTTTAGAAACAAAAGACAATTTGGGAAACACCGCTTTGTTTTTAGCAGCTTCTGCCGATGCCGTGGAATGTTTGATAGATCTACTAGACGCAGGTGCGAATCCCTTTGTTTGGGGAGAGAATGAAGAATCCATCACACGACTCTTGGACCGCGAAAAGTTTGGCCATAGTTTGAAAACTTGGAAAGACTTTGTCATCAAAAAAGCAATCCTCGGGGCCGGGTATTCCCACCGAGAAGAGATGATCGACTACATCAAAAAAGAAAAACCATTTAAACCAGAAGAATTAACCAAAGCAAAGTTAGTTGATCTAATCTGA
- the mnmE gene encoding tRNA uridine-5-carboxymethylaminomethyl(34) synthesis GTPase MnmE, with translation MIDTIAALSTASGPGAIGILRVSGSAVLPIALSVLQKNASPLTEEFIKNQKRTAIFCDFVDAEKQLDQIVFFYFPSPNSYTGEDLAEFHLHGNPILLKRGLQILFEKGARPAQKGEFTKRAYLNGKINLSGAEAISRLIEARSRYELELAQKNVFGEITKLSSKIRSDLISLKAECEAEIDFSTEDLTFESLEERKNRMVSLKNLCSKLIQDSERAETLILQSTVVLFGEPNTGKSSLMNLLIGKDRSIISDIPGTTRDYIAEELSLDGIPIRLVDTAGIRETSDNIEQMGIERSKREADSANVKLLLIDSSQPFDKSSFLSKHKERLHGAILVANKIDQKQNDWNRNQLESLQKEFELEITEISCKTKEGISHLLELLKTKLTSQDNAEDVVLLEDRQRYHIQKIETSLSEAVHLMEDGAPAEIYIQEINSSLKEIGEVNGHVDNEEILGRIFSKFCVGK, from the coding sequence TTGATTGATACCATTGCGGCATTGTCCACTGCCTCAGGTCCCGGAGCGATTGGCATCCTTCGGGTATCGGGCTCTGCCGTATTGCCCATTGCCCTTTCTGTTCTCCAAAAGAACGCCTCTCCTCTCACCGAAGAATTTATTAAAAACCAAAAGCGAACTGCTATTTTCTGCGATTTTGTAGATGCAGAGAAACAACTCGACCAAATTGTATTTTTCTATTTCCCATCACCTAACTCCTATACAGGTGAAGACTTAGCAGAGTTTCATTTACATGGAAATCCAATCCTTCTCAAACGTGGATTACAAATCCTTTTTGAAAAGGGAGCCCGCCCGGCACAGAAGGGTGAGTTTACCAAAAGAGCTTATCTGAATGGAAAAATCAATCTATCCGGTGCAGAAGCCATCAGTCGACTGATTGAAGCACGTTCTCGATATGAATTAGAACTAGCTCAAAAAAATGTTTTTGGTGAAATCACAAAGTTAAGTTCCAAAATCAGAAGTGATCTGATTTCACTCAAAGCAGAGTGCGAAGCTGAAATTGATTTTTCCACAGAAGACCTTACCTTTGAAAGTTTGGAAGAAAGAAAAAATCGAATGGTCTCACTCAAGAATCTTTGTTCGAAGTTAATCCAAGATTCAGAACGAGCAGAAACTTTGATTTTACAATCTACCGTCGTTTTATTTGGAGAACCCAACACGGGAAAATCCAGCTTAATGAATTTACTCATTGGTAAGGATCGTTCGATAATCTCCGACATTCCCGGGACTACCAGAGATTATATCGCAGAAGAATTGAGTTTGGATGGAATCCCCATTCGGCTTGTGGATACGGCCGGTATCCGAGAAACTTCGGATAACATTGAACAGATGGGAATCGAACGAAGCAAACGAGAAGCCGACAGTGCTAATGTGAAACTACTTCTCATTGACAGCTCCCAACCATTCGACAAAAGTTCGTTTTTATCAAAACATAAAGAAAGACTCCATGGTGCCATCCTTGTTGCCAATAAAATTGATCAAAAGCAGAATGATTGGAATCGGAATCAGTTGGAAAGCCTACAAAAAGAATTTGAGTTAGAGATTACGGAAATTTCTTGTAAAACAAAAGAAGGAATTTCTCATTTATTAGAACTTTTAAAAACAAAACTCACATCCCAAGATAACGCAGAAGATGTAGTTTTGTTAGAAGATAGACAAAGGTATCACATTCAAAAAATCGAAACTAGTCTATCAGAAGCCGTCCATCTTATGGAAGATGGAGCTCCCGCAGAAATTTATATCCAAGAGATCAATTCTTCCCTGAAAGAAATTGGTGAAGTCAACGGTCATGTGGACAATGAAGAAATTCTAGGCAGAATTTTTAGTAAATTTTGTGTAGGTAAATAA
- the jag gene encoding RNA-binding cell elongation regulator Jag/EloR — protein MNNYIFEAEGKTKSEAEEYSLETLRLQPGDLRFEVVDSGKSGFLGITQKKPAVVRAFVANNDIPSEKIIHGVIITILKKMGIPAEVVGMGDVDGKIYVELTSKESGLIIGKRGGTLDSLQFLLNLMVDPRIRHNRKIVLDIESYRDKRELSLIRLAKSVAASVIKSGRSKLLDPMNPFERRIVHMAIQEDERVFTRSEGNGTFKRVRVISAKEKHKYKDLEDPSKKGLPVEDFADGVDQEDLD, from the coding sequence ATGAATAATTACATTTTCGAAGCCGAAGGAAAAACTAAAAGTGAGGCGGAAGAATACTCTTTAGAAACTCTTCGCCTCCAACCAGGCGATTTACGATTCGAAGTAGTTGATTCCGGAAAATCCGGATTTTTGGGAATCACACAAAAAAAACCGGCCGTTGTACGCGCGTTTGTTGCCAACAACGACATCCCATCCGAAAAAATCATCCACGGAGTGATCATTACCATTTTGAAAAAAATGGGAATACCTGCGGAAGTAGTGGGAATGGGTGACGTAGATGGAAAAATCTATGTCGAACTTACTAGTAAAGAATCTGGACTCATCATTGGAAAAAGAGGGGGCACATTAGATTCTCTCCAGTTCCTTTTGAACTTAATGGTAGACCCAAGAATTCGCCACAATAGAAAAATTGTATTAGATATTGAATCTTACCGCGACAAACGCGAGTTATCTCTCATTCGATTGGCAAAATCAGTTGCGGCATCGGTCATCAAATCAGGAAGGTCTAAACTTTTAGATCCAATGAATCCTTTTGAACGAAGAATTGTTCACATGGCAATCCAAGAAGACGAAAGAGTTTTCACTAGATCCGAAGGAAACGGAACTTTCAAAAGAGTCCGTGTTATCTCTGCAAAAGAAAAACATAAATATAAAGATTTGGAAGATCCTTCTAAAAAAGGCCTTCCTGTAGAAGACTTTGCAGACGGAGTAGACCAAGAAGATCTTGATTGA